In Saccharomonospora marina XMU15, one genomic interval encodes:
- a CDS encoding restriction system modified-DNA reader domain-containing protein, whose translation MAASPSCWTPGWSRRGEELVWNRRNLGVRHTARVRVDGTLILADGRVFANPCGATTALGGNHQNGWSAFRRASDGRTLGDLRTELRARRGK comes from the coding sequence GTGGCGGCATCGCCGAGCTGCTGGACGCCGGGCTGGTCACGGCGGGGCGAGGAACTGGTCTGGAACCGCCGCAACCTCGGTGTCCGGCACACCGCCCGCGTCCGGGTCGACGGCACCCTCATCCTCGCCGACGGCCGGGTGTTCGCCAATCCGTGCGGTGCCACCACCGCACTGGGTGGCAACCACCAGAACGGCTGGAGCGCGTTCCGGCGCGCATCCGACGGGCGCACATTGGGTGATCTGCGAACGGAGCTCCGCGCACGGCGCGGAAAGTAG
- a CDS encoding C40 family peptidase has translation MILKVGAIVIGVILFIPTLIGNGVSGAISALFGSGGSQPSATALADIPPDYLALYRAAAGVCPGLDWSILAAIGKIESNHGRSTLPGVHSGENGYGAGGPMQFKTATFDGVLARHEIPAGGATPPSRYNPHDAIYAAAFMLCDDGVRRGDLHAAIFAYNHADWYVKQVLDQAKQYADAAATVGTGDCNAIQATNAVAVAAINYACGQRGLPYVWGGNGPDGGHAGFDCSGLTKAAYAAAGVTLPRTAQTQFNAGPHVPAGQPLLPGDLVFYGTPNNIHHVGLYIGGGSMVDAPDFGQVVKVQPYRYKGDDYAGATRPAGSVAA, from the coding sequence ATGATCCTGAAAGTCGGCGCCATCGTGATCGGCGTGATCCTCTTCATCCCGACGTTGATCGGGAACGGGGTGTCGGGGGCGATCTCGGCCCTATTCGGTAGTGGCGGAAGTCAGCCCAGCGCGACCGCGCTGGCCGACATCCCACCCGACTACCTCGCGTTGTACCGCGCGGCGGCCGGGGTATGTCCAGGGCTGGACTGGTCGATTCTGGCCGCCATCGGCAAGATCGAGTCCAACCACGGCCGGTCCACCCTTCCGGGCGTGCACAGCGGGGAGAATGGCTATGGGGCAGGCGGGCCGATGCAGTTCAAGACCGCCACCTTCGACGGAGTGCTTGCCCGCCACGAGATCCCGGCCGGCGGCGCCACCCCACCCTCGCGCTACAACCCGCACGACGCCATCTACGCCGCCGCTTTTATGCTCTGCGACGACGGAGTGCGGCGAGGTGATCTCCACGCGGCGATCTTCGCCTACAACCACGCAGACTGGTACGTCAAACAGGTACTCGACCAAGCCAAGCAATACGCCGACGCCGCCGCGACGGTCGGCACAGGCGACTGCAACGCCATCCAGGCCACCAACGCGGTCGCGGTGGCCGCGATCAACTACGCCTGCGGGCAGAGAGGACTTCCGTACGTCTGGGGCGGGAACGGACCCGATGGCGGGCACGCGGGCTTCGACTGTTCGGGCCTGACGAAGGCGGCCTACGCCGCCGCCGGAGTAACCCTGCCACGCACCGCCCAGACCCAGTTCAACGCTGGCCCCCACGTTCCGGCCGGACAGCCGCTGTTGCCGGGTGACCTCGTTTTCTACGGCACACCCAACAATATCCACCACGTAGGTCTCTACATTGGTGGAGGTTCCATGGTGGACGCGCCGGACTTCGGTCAGGTTGTGAAGGTGCAACCCTACCGGTACAAGGGAGATGACTACGCAGGTGCTACGCGTCCCGCCGGTTCTGTTGCGGCATAA
- a CDS encoding MarR family transcriptional regulator, with protein MSSKPRNRKTRTTTSTTGSARTLRSVPDQTVTAKVRTDTEDKLWEALHAAPNSTAADLSAAAKIGKSTAQKILVKWEADGSVTRTAGIAEGGRRAADLWAITDVDTTQVEPTPADPTPADTSEAEDTDATDAAQAEPGTPADADDSAVTEEDPAEQTDTAADGAQDPADSDEAAPVAAAPVAAAPVAAEVSDPADGADGATTDGDATPEDGADATGEKKARLAPGGLRGMVEDYLRDHPGEQFGPTAIANALGGKSSGAVSNALDKLVEVGVAAKTQDKPRRFALAPSEQEAAAAPTN; from the coding sequence ATGTCCAGCAAGCCCCGCAACCGCAAAACCCGCACCACCACCAGCACGACCGGATCCGCCCGGACACTGCGGTCGGTTCCCGACCAGACCGTCACCGCGAAGGTCCGCACGGACACCGAAGACAAGCTGTGGGAGGCGTTGCACGCCGCCCCGAACAGCACCGCCGCCGACCTGTCCGCAGCGGCGAAGATCGGGAAGTCGACCGCACAGAAGATCCTCGTCAAGTGGGAAGCCGACGGCAGCGTCACCCGCACCGCCGGGATCGCCGAGGGCGGGCGGCGTGCCGCCGACCTGTGGGCGATCACCGACGTCGACACCACCCAGGTCGAGCCGACCCCGGCGGACCCGACCCCGGCGGACACCTCGGAGGCGGAGGACACCGACGCGACGGACGCCGCGCAGGCTGAACCGGGTACCCCGGCCGACGCCGACGACTCCGCCGTCACCGAGGAAGACCCCGCCGAGCAGACGGACACCGCAGCCGACGGCGCGCAGGACCCGGCCGACTCCGACGAGGCCGCCCCCGTGGCAGCCGCCCCCGTGGCAGCCGCGCCTGTCGCCGCCGAGGTGAGCGACCCTGCCGACGGCGCGGACGGCGCGACGACAGACGGCGACGCGACGCCGGAAGATGGCGCGGACGCGACGGGCGAGAAGAAGGCACGGTTGGCACCCGGCGGGTTGCGCGGGATGGTCGAGGACTACTTGCGCGACCACCCCGGCGAGCAGTTCGGTCCCACCGCGATCGCGAACGCGCTGGGCGGGAAGTCCTCGGGCGCGGTCAGCAACGCGCTGGACAAGCTGGTCGAGGTCGGCGTGGCGGCGAAGACTCAGGACAAGCCGAGGCGTTTCGCGCTCGCCCCCTCCGAGCAGGAGGCCGCCGCCGCGCCGACCAACTAA
- a CDS encoding replication-relaxation family protein, translating to MITNPTRQRALRGHKATRPTPRAANNADHQAVLAWRLTPRDRWIIRMLHEHRVLTSHQITALAFPSFRSGRMRLRELFQWGVVDRFQPFISVGTAPMHYVLAPAGAAVLAAEDGLDVKELGYRHDRAFGVAHSLRLAHTVGVAEWFTALVDRARHSGADEHSTLGAWWSEARCARHFGDLIKPDAYGRWASAAGEIEFFLEYDFGTEVLAKLAGKLAGYAALAEATGITTPLLVWLPTSRREATARRLLARAWRELDNPRSVPVATAAAELLNPEAAHPSPADEVWLPLDTTSGNAASTRRELHRLLDAWPHVPPPSTDAGSESALGPDSTLAQMTPAPAPMPPAAISRGPSTGRR from the coding sequence ATGATCACCAATCCCACCAGGCAGCGCGCTCTTCGAGGCCACAAGGCGACGCGGCCAACGCCGCGCGCGGCGAACAACGCCGATCACCAGGCGGTGCTGGCGTGGCGGCTGACCCCGCGTGATCGGTGGATCATCCGGATGTTGCACGAGCACCGCGTGCTCACCTCCCACCAGATCACCGCGCTCGCGTTCCCGTCGTTCCGATCGGGTCGGATGCGATTGCGGGAACTGTTCCAATGGGGGGTGGTGGACCGGTTCCAGCCGTTCATCTCGGTTGGCACCGCGCCGATGCACTACGTCCTCGCGCCCGCCGGGGCCGCGGTGCTGGCCGCCGAGGACGGTCTGGACGTCAAGGAACTCGGCTACCGCCACGACCGCGCCTTCGGGGTGGCCCACTCGCTGCGGCTCGCGCACACCGTCGGTGTCGCCGAGTGGTTCACCGCCCTGGTTGACCGCGCTCGCCACAGTGGCGCCGACGAGCACAGCACGCTCGGTGCGTGGTGGTCGGAGGCCCGCTGCGCGCGGCACTTCGGGGATCTGATCAAGCCTGACGCCTACGGCCGGTGGGCCAGCGCAGCTGGGGAGATCGAGTTCTTCCTCGAGTACGACTTCGGCACCGAAGTTCTGGCCAAACTCGCCGGGAAACTGGCTGGCTACGCCGCCCTCGCCGAAGCCACCGGAATCACCACTCCGCTGCTGGTGTGGTTGCCGACCTCGCGGCGCGAGGCCACCGCACGCCGGCTGCTGGCGCGGGCCTGGCGCGAGCTCGACAACCCGCGCTCGGTCCCGGTCGCCACCGCCGCGGCCGAACTGCTCAACCCCGAGGCAGCGCACCCGAGTCCCGCCGACGAGGTCTGGCTGCCCCTGGACACCACCAGCGGCAACGCGGCGAGCACCCGGCGGGAGTTGCACCGGTTGCTCGACGCCTGGCCGCACGTCCCGCCACCCAGCACCGACGCGGGCAGCGAGTCGGCTCTCGGGCCGGACTCGACGCTGGCGCAGATGACCCCGGCGCCCGCGCCGATGCCGCCGGCCGCCATCTCACGCGGGCCGAGCACAGGCAGGCGGTGA